The proteins below come from a single Arthrobacter sp. B1I2 genomic window:
- a CDS encoding MMPL family transporter has product MALLLYRLGKFSYRRRWLVISLWLAVLVAVGGSAAAFHGTLSNNFQIPGTETQRIADKLKQELPSASGGSATIVFEAPDGGFTAQSRAAVTDALKKLQTLPEVRGTVDPFATQAQVDQAGKAVTDGEQQLAAGQAQLDASRAQLEAGKAQLAAAEQQLTAAGAPAALIEAQLGQEKSALAQGQAKFDAGTQELAASKAKLELGKRQAQAASAIRFVSEDNKAAVAQVQFNTSINGLTPAVRKQVQEIAHQTSSAGVTALASKEITEDISALFGAAEIVGIAVAALVLILMLGTLIAAGLPLLMAIMGVGVGVGITFALSGLFDMSSISPMLALMLGLAVGIDYSLFIVNRHRTQLLAGMDAEESVARANGTSGNAVVFAGLTVIIALAALVVPGLPFLTVMGLAAAGTVAVAVLVAITLTPAMLSLIGRRIVSKRAWAKSAAHNAEPGHEAADLATDRERSTRGWGGLVTRHPWVALVAGILLLATLALPATQLQLALPDGGSEPVESEAYQAYDLTARSFGEGVTGPIVAVGEFPANLDEAQAQKLQYDIADQLRAVDNVVAAVPVALSEDRRTAVFQVIPKEGPASASTVQVVSELRGLNGQIRDDYNVAMGLTGQTAGNVDVSTKLGDALPPYLAIVVGLSLILLLLVFRSIVVPLLATGGFLLSLSAAFGAVVAVYQWGWLGNVFDVANPGAVLSFLPIILIGVLFGLAMDYQVFIASGMREAYMHGSPAREAVRVGFRHAAAVVTAAAIIMVSVFSGFIFSHLTMVRPLGFAMAFGVLFDAFVVRMTIVPAVMYLLGARSWWLPRWLDRILPDVDVEGAKLNRGQAAPVSGELVH; this is encoded by the coding sequence ATGGCACTCCTCCTCTACCGCCTCGGCAAGTTCTCCTACCGCCGGCGCTGGCTTGTCATCTCGCTGTGGCTTGCCGTGCTGGTGGCCGTGGGCGGCTCGGCCGCAGCATTCCACGGCACCCTGTCCAACAACTTCCAGATTCCGGGGACCGAAACCCAGCGGATCGCGGACAAGCTCAAGCAGGAGCTGCCCTCGGCCTCCGGCGGCAGCGCCACCATCGTTTTCGAGGCCCCCGACGGCGGCTTCACGGCGCAGAGCCGGGCGGCCGTGACGGATGCGCTGAAGAAGCTCCAGACCCTCCCCGAGGTCCGCGGCACGGTGGACCCGTTCGCCACCCAGGCGCAGGTGGACCAGGCCGGCAAGGCCGTCACCGACGGCGAACAGCAGCTGGCGGCGGGCCAGGCGCAGCTTGACGCTTCCCGGGCGCAGCTTGAGGCCGGCAAGGCACAGCTGGCCGCGGCCGAGCAGCAGCTCACCGCCGCCGGAGCGCCGGCCGCATTGATTGAAGCCCAGCTGGGCCAGGAGAAGTCTGCGCTGGCGCAGGGCCAGGCCAAGTTCGACGCCGGCACCCAGGAACTGGCGGCCAGCAAGGCAAAGCTGGAACTTGGCAAGCGCCAGGCCCAGGCAGCCTCGGCCATCCGCTTCGTTTCCGAAGACAACAAGGCCGCCGTGGCCCAGGTGCAGTTCAACACCTCCATCAACGGGCTGACCCCGGCGGTGCGCAAGCAGGTGCAGGAGATCGCCCACCAAACCTCGTCGGCCGGGGTCACGGCCCTGGCCAGCAAGGAAATCACCGAGGACATCTCAGCCCTGTTCGGCGCCGCAGAGATCGTCGGCATCGCCGTGGCCGCGCTGGTCCTCATCCTCATGCTGGGCACGCTGATCGCCGCCGGGCTGCCGCTGCTGATGGCCATCATGGGCGTCGGGGTGGGCGTGGGCATCACGTTCGCACTCTCCGGCCTGTTCGACATGAGCTCCATCTCCCCCATGCTGGCCCTCATGCTGGGTCTCGCCGTCGGCATCGACTACTCCCTGTTCATCGTCAACCGGCACCGGACCCAGCTCCTCGCCGGCATGGACGCTGAAGAGTCCGTGGCGCGGGCGAACGGCACCTCCGGCAACGCCGTGGTCTTCGCCGGCCTCACCGTGATCATCGCCCTTGCCGCCCTGGTGGTTCCCGGCCTGCCGTTCCTCACCGTCATGGGCCTGGCCGCAGCAGGAACCGTGGCAGTGGCGGTCCTCGTGGCCATCACCCTGACTCCCGCCATGCTGTCCCTGATCGGGCGTCGCATCGTCTCCAAGCGTGCCTGGGCCAAGTCAGCGGCGCACAACGCCGAACCGGGCCACGAAGCCGCCGACCTCGCCACCGACCGCGAACGCAGCACCCGCGGATGGGGCGGATTGGTCACCCGGCACCCGTGGGTGGCACTGGTTGCCGGCATCCTCCTGCTAGCCACCCTGGCCCTTCCCGCCACCCAGCTGCAGCTGGCCCTGCCCGACGGCGGCTCCGAGCCTGTGGAGTCCGAGGCCTACCAGGCCTACGACCTCACTGCCCGCAGCTTCGGCGAAGGCGTCACCGGACCGATTGTGGCTGTCGGTGAGTTCCCGGCGAACCTGGACGAAGCCCAGGCGCAGAAGCTGCAGTATGACATCGCGGACCAGCTCCGCGCCGTGGACAACGTGGTGGCTGCCGTGCCGGTGGCGCTCAGCGAAGACCGCCGGACAGCCGTGTTCCAGGTCATCCCCAAGGAAGGCCCGGCCAGCGCCAGCACCGTGCAGGTAGTCTCCGAGCTGCGGGGGCTCAACGGCCAGATCAGGGACGACTACAACGTGGCCATGGGCCTGACCGGCCAGACGGCAGGCAACGTGGACGTCTCCACCAAGCTCGGTGACGCCCTGCCGCCCTACCTGGCGATCGTCGTCGGACTTTCCCTGATCCTCCTGCTGCTGGTGTTCCGCTCCATCGTGGTCCCGCTGCTGGCAACGGGCGGCTTCCTGCTGTCCCTGTCCGCCGCTTTCGGTGCCGTGGTTGCCGTCTACCAGTGGGGCTGGCTGGGCAACGTCTTCGACGTGGCCAACCCCGGCGCCGTGCTCAGTTTCCTGCCCATCATCCTGATCGGCGTGCTGTTCGGCCTGGCCATGGACTACCAGGTGTTCATCGCCTCCGGCATGCGGGAGGCATACATGCACGGCTCACCGGCCAGGGAAGCCGTCCGGGTGGGCTTCCGGCACGCGGCCGCGGTGGTCACGGCCGCCGCGATCATCATGGTCAGCGTGTTCTCCGGCTTCATCTTCAGCCACCTCACCATGGTCCGGCCGCTGGGCTTTGCGATGGCCTTCGGCGTCCTCTTCGACGCCTTCGTGGTCCGCATGACCATCGTCCCGGCCGTGATGTACCTTCTGGGCGCCAGGTCCTGGTGGCTGCCGCGGTGGCTGGACCGGATCCTGCCGGACGTGGACGTGGAGGGCGCCAAGCTCAACCGTGGCCAGGCCGCACCGGTCTCCGGCGAACTGGTCCACTAG
- a CDS encoding glutamine amidotransferase: protein MLPFLLLASRAEDAAAEDEYAAYLRYGGLEERELRRVRLEAAPLPALDLSRFSGVIVGGSPFTSSDPPGQKSPVQHRVERELSALLDQLVDRDFPFLGACYGVGTLGRHQGAVIDRTYGEPLGAVEIELTEAGLQDPLLQGMPRTFTALTGHKEAVSSLPTRAVLLARAATCPVHMFRIKTNLYATQFHPELDVEGLVTRIDIYRHAGYFPPESAEELMENARKFTVTEPMTVLKNFVSRYAR from the coding sequence ATGCTGCCTTTCCTTCTCCTTGCCTCCCGCGCGGAAGACGCCGCCGCGGAGGACGAATACGCCGCGTACCTGAGGTACGGCGGGCTTGAGGAACGGGAGCTGCGCCGGGTCAGGCTTGAAGCCGCTCCCCTGCCCGCGCTGGACCTTTCCAGGTTCTCCGGCGTCATCGTGGGCGGCAGCCCGTTCACCTCCAGCGACCCGCCCGGCCAGAAGAGCCCGGTCCAGCACCGGGTGGAGCGGGAATTGTCCGCCCTCCTGGACCAGCTGGTGGACCGCGATTTCCCCTTCCTGGGCGCCTGCTACGGGGTGGGGACCCTGGGCAGGCACCAGGGCGCCGTGATTGACCGGACCTACGGCGAGCCGCTCGGCGCCGTCGAGATCGAGCTGACAGAGGCCGGGCTGCAGGATCCGCTGTTGCAGGGGATGCCCCGCACGTTCACCGCCCTGACCGGCCACAAGGAGGCCGTCAGTTCGCTGCCCACGCGTGCGGTGCTGCTGGCGCGAGCCGCCACCTGCCCTGTCCACATGTTCCGCATCAAGACCAATCTCTATGCCACCCAGTTCCATCCGGAATTGGACGTTGAGGGTCTGGTGACGCGGATCGATATCTATCGGCACGCCGGCTATTTTCCGCCCGAATCCGCGGAGGAGCTGATGGAAAACGCCCGGAAGTTCACCGTCACTGAGCCCATGACAGTACTGAAGAACTTCGTGTCCCGCTACGCCCGCTGA
- a CDS encoding MFS transporter codes for MTVDRTVDAGVQPGPTRALDAPALEFRPGRWIANWDAENKEQWETAGRAIARRNLNWSIFAEFLGFVVWQLWSIVVVQLPAAGFTFSTSEIFWLISMPSLVGATLRIPYTFMVPRFGGRNWTIVSALLLLIPSTGLALCVSNPGTPFGVMLLVAALAGFGGGNFASSMANITFFYPAREKGWALGLNAAGGNLGAAVAQLAVPIVITLLAAGTVNLPMAGWMWVPFILLAAFGAFKYMNNLTSAKGDVAGSVAALKEPHLWIMALLYIGTFGSFIGFAGVFPKLIKDYFPAFSSIGVGTVALSLAFLGPLVGSLARPYGGRMADRMGGARMTVTAFASMAVITLTMIWTLPLKNFWLFLVLFLMLFTASGFGNGATYRMIPVIFATSSRAARKGASTVATQRLASSALGLISAIGAYGGFVIPQVLNASSTASGSYTPAFYGFVGAYVLMLLVCWTCYIRNAGRNAMGHV; via the coding sequence GTGACTGTTGACCGCACCGTCGATGCCGGCGTACAGCCCGGCCCTACCCGCGCCCTAGACGCCCCCGCCCTTGAGTTCCGCCCCGGCCGCTGGATCGCCAACTGGGATGCCGAGAACAAGGAACAATGGGAAACCGCCGGCCGCGCCATCGCCCGCCGCAACCTGAACTGGTCCATCTTTGCCGAGTTCCTCGGCTTCGTCGTCTGGCAGCTGTGGTCCATCGTGGTGGTCCAGCTTCCTGCCGCCGGCTTCACCTTCTCCACCTCGGAAATCTTCTGGCTCATCTCGATGCCCAGCCTGGTGGGCGCAACCCTCCGCATCCCGTACACCTTCATGGTCCCCCGCTTCGGCGGCCGCAACTGGACCATCGTCTCCGCCCTGCTGCTCCTGATCCCCTCCACGGGGCTGGCCCTCTGTGTCTCCAATCCAGGGACACCCTTCGGCGTCATGCTCCTGGTGGCTGCACTGGCCGGCTTCGGCGGCGGAAACTTCGCCAGCTCCATGGCAAACATCACCTTCTTCTATCCGGCCAGGGAAAAGGGCTGGGCGCTGGGCCTGAACGCTGCCGGCGGCAACCTGGGCGCCGCCGTCGCACAGCTTGCCGTTCCCATCGTGATCACCCTGCTGGCCGCCGGCACGGTCAACCTCCCCATGGCGGGCTGGATGTGGGTTCCCTTCATCCTGCTGGCCGCGTTCGGTGCCTTCAAATACATGAACAACCTCACCAGCGCCAAGGGCGACGTTGCCGGCTCGGTCGCGGCGCTCAAGGAACCGCACCTGTGGATCATGGCGCTGCTGTACATCGGCACCTTTGGCTCCTTCATCGGCTTTGCCGGTGTGTTCCCCAAGCTGATCAAGGACTACTTCCCCGCGTTCTCCTCCATCGGAGTGGGCACCGTGGCACTGTCGCTGGCCTTCCTCGGCCCGCTGGTCGGCTCCCTGGCCCGGCCCTACGGCGGACGCATGGCGGACCGCATGGGCGGTGCCCGGATGACCGTGACCGCCTTCGCTTCCATGGCCGTGATCACCCTCACCATGATCTGGACACTGCCGCTGAAGAACTTCTGGCTCTTCCTGGTCCTGTTCCTGATGCTGTTCACCGCCAGCGGCTTCGGAAACGGCGCCACCTACCGGATGATCCCGGTCATCTTCGCCACCTCCAGCCGGGCCGCACGCAAGGGCGCAAGCACAGTGGCCACCCAGCGTCTGGCATCCTCGGCCCTCGGACTGATCTCCGCGATCGGCGCCTACGGCGGCTTCGTGATCCCCCAGGTCCTGAACGCCTCCAGTACCGCCAGCGGCTCCTACACCCCCGCCTTCTACGGATTCGTGGGCGCCTACGTCCTGATGCTGCTGGTCTGCTGGACCTGCTACATCCGCAACGCCGGCCGGAACGCGATGGGACACGTCTAA
- a CDS encoding YybH family protein, with translation MLAPSFQEEVDRYHQAVPEITRGNPAPIKELYSNLDDVTLANPFGGVARGWAQVEARLDQAARQFSDGEMLGFDTITSYTARDTAYLVETEHFRARLDGALTTEEFALRVTSIFRREEGYWKLVHRHADPAARPQSRRSLTQPAG, from the coding sequence ATGCTCGCACCAAGCTTCCAGGAAGAAGTGGACCGCTACCACCAGGCGGTTCCCGAGATCACCCGGGGCAACCCGGCTCCGATCAAGGAGCTCTATTCCAATCTCGACGACGTCACCCTGGCCAATCCTTTCGGCGGAGTAGCCCGCGGCTGGGCCCAGGTGGAGGCCCGGCTGGACCAGGCCGCACGGCAGTTCAGCGACGGCGAGATGCTGGGCTTCGATACCATCACCTCCTATACCGCCCGCGACACCGCCTATCTGGTGGAGACCGAGCACTTCCGGGCACGGCTGGACGGGGCCCTCACCACGGAGGAATTCGCGCTGCGCGTGACCAGCATCTTCCGGCGCGAGGAAGGCTACTGGAAGCTGGTGCACCGCCACGCGGACCCCGCTGCCCGGCCGCAGTCCCGCCGGTCGCTGACCCAGCCCGCCGGCTGA
- a CDS encoding MFS transporter, which produces MSSTDTTTVPGPHQPVNSRGRVIVASLIGTTVEFYDFYVYATAAVLVFPQLFFPNANETTQLLSSFAVFGVAFIARPLGSIVFGHFGDKFGRKGTLVASLLTMGIATFLIGCLPTAKVEGWQFWAPALLVVMRFAQGLALGGEWSGAALLATENAPANKRAIYGTFPQLGAPIGFIIANVIFLVASYTLSPQAFQDWGWRVPFLLSAVMVIIGLYVRLKLIETPAFTKVLESNEVAKLPLGRVFKTSWRQLILGTFIMLATYVLFYLMTTFTLTYGTRASSLDAAKAAAEKAGKPMTEAAAAAFVPGLGYTRNDFLWMLIAGVVFFGIFTLVSGPLAEKFGRRKMLMAVTAGIFVFGLLFVPLFSGGFVGTMALLILGFSLMGLTFGPMGALLPELFPTNVRYTGSAISYNFSSILGAAVAPFIAVALWEFAKGSPVLVGVYLTAMAVLTLIALFLTRETRDLDYENNVA; this is translated from the coding sequence ATGTCATCCACCGATACCACCACGGTGCCTGGTCCGCACCAGCCGGTGAACTCCCGCGGCCGCGTCATTGTGGCGAGCCTGATCGGCACCACAGTGGAGTTCTACGACTTCTACGTCTACGCCACAGCCGCCGTGCTCGTCTTCCCGCAGCTCTTTTTCCCGAATGCCAACGAAACCACGCAGCTGCTGAGCTCCTTCGCCGTCTTCGGCGTGGCGTTCATCGCCCGCCCGCTCGGGTCGATCGTCTTTGGGCATTTCGGCGACAAATTCGGCCGCAAGGGCACACTGGTGGCTTCGCTGCTGACCATGGGTATCGCCACCTTCCTCATCGGCTGCCTGCCCACCGCAAAGGTGGAAGGCTGGCAATTCTGGGCTCCGGCCCTGCTGGTGGTCATGCGTTTCGCCCAGGGCCTCGCCCTCGGCGGCGAATGGAGCGGAGCGGCGCTGCTGGCCACCGAGAACGCCCCCGCCAACAAGCGCGCCATTTACGGCACGTTCCCGCAGCTGGGCGCACCCATCGGCTTCATCATCGCGAACGTGATCTTCCTGGTTGCCAGCTACACGTTGTCGCCGCAGGCCTTCCAGGACTGGGGCTGGCGCGTGCCGTTCCTGCTCAGTGCAGTCATGGTGATCATCGGCCTGTACGTCCGCCTCAAGCTGATTGAGACCCCCGCGTTCACCAAGGTGCTTGAGTCCAACGAAGTGGCCAAGCTGCCCCTGGGCCGGGTGTTCAAGACCAGCTGGCGCCAGCTCATCCTGGGCACGTTCATCATGCTCGCCACCTACGTGCTCTTCTACCTGATGACCACGTTCACGTTGACCTACGGCACCCGGGCCTCCAGCCTGGACGCTGCGAAGGCTGCCGCCGAAAAGGCCGGAAAGCCCATGACTGAGGCCGCCGCGGCCGCGTTCGTTCCCGGCCTGGGCTACACCCGGAACGACTTCCTGTGGATGCTGATTGCCGGCGTCGTCTTCTTCGGCATCTTCACCCTGGTCTCCGGACCCCTGGCGGAAAAGTTCGGCCGCCGCAAGATGCTCATGGCGGTCACCGCCGGCATCTTCGTCTTCGGCCTGCTGTTCGTTCCGCTGTTCAGCGGCGGCTTCGTGGGCACCATGGCCCTGCTGATCCTCGGGTTCTCCCTCATGGGCCTCACCTTCGGGCCCATGGGAGCGTTGCTGCCGGAACTGTTCCCCACGAACGTCCGGTACACCGGCTCGGCCATCAGCTACAACTTCTCCAGCATCCTGGGCGCCGCCGTGGCCCCGTTCATCGCCGTGGCCCTGTGGGAATTTGCCAAGGGCAGCCCTGTCCTGGTGGGTGTGTACCTGACGGCCATGGCCGTGCTCACCCTGATTGCGCTGTTCCTCACCCGCGAAACCCGCGACCTGGACTACGAGAACAACGTGGCCTGA
- a CDS encoding Maf family protein — translation MLHLILASQSPARTKLLAEAGIRHTVLVSDVDEAAVQAKYGVTDPHDTALLLARAKAEAVAALPEAEGALVLGCDSVFEFDGEAHGKPYTAEVARERMLRMSGSAGVLHTGHWLVDCRDTDDDGPAGRGSGATLGAVASAEVSFLEMEPAEIDAYIATGEPLHCAGSFTIDGLGGAFIRKVDGDPHAVVGLSVSTLRGLLAAASVRITDLWPPR, via the coding sequence GTGCTCCACCTGATTCTCGCCTCCCAGTCCCCCGCCCGCACCAAGCTCCTGGCCGAGGCCGGCATCCGGCACACCGTGCTGGTCTCCGACGTCGACGAGGCCGCCGTGCAGGCAAAGTACGGCGTCACGGACCCGCACGACACCGCGCTGCTGCTGGCCCGCGCCAAGGCCGAGGCCGTAGCGGCGCTGCCCGAAGCGGAGGGCGCCCTGGTTCTGGGTTGCGACTCCGTCTTCGAGTTCGACGGCGAGGCGCACGGCAAGCCTTACACCGCCGAGGTTGCCCGCGAGCGGATGCTGCGGATGAGCGGCAGCGCCGGGGTACTGCACACGGGGCACTGGCTGGTGGACTGCAGGGACACGGACGACGACGGTCCGGCCGGCCGCGGGTCGGGCGCCACGCTCGGGGCGGTTGCCTCCGCCGAGGTCTCCTTCCTGGAGATGGAACCCGCGGAAATCGACGCGTACATCGCCACAGGTGAACCGCTCCACTGCGCGGGCTCCTTCACCATCGACGGCCTGGGCGGGGCCTTCATCCGGAAGGTCGACGGCGACCCGCACGCCGTCGTCGGCCTGTCCGTCTCCACCCTGCGCGGCCTGCTCGCTGCCGCCAGCGTGCGCATCACAGACCTCTGGCCGCCGCGGTGA
- a CDS encoding acetyl/propionyl/methylcrotonyl-CoA carboxylase subunit alpha, which yields MSANLEQSAGTTQPSLTKVLIANRGEIAVRIIRAARDEGIASVAVYADPDRDALHVRLADEAYALGGTTAAESYLVMDKIIDAARQSGADAIHPGYGFLAENAQFAARVIEAGITWIGPSPEAISALGDKVQARHIAEKVGAPLVPGTADPVETADEILDFVDRHGLPVAIKAAFGGGGRGIKVARTREEIPELYESAVREATAAFGRGECFIERFLDAPRHVETQCLADAHGNVVVVSTRDCSLQRRNQKLVEEAPAPFLTEDQNRRLYESSKAILKEAGYLGAGTCEFLVGQDGTISFLEVNTRLQVEHCVSEEVTGIDLVREQFRLARGEELGYGDPEVRGHSIEFRITGEDPGRNFLPAPGTLRVLKNPTGPGVRVDSGVEQGDVISGNFDSMLSKLIVTGASRPQALQRARRALEEMVVEGIPTVIPFDLAVVSDPAFAPAEGPFTVHTRWIETEFTNNLPAWTPDGTADAEGSADDRQRVVVEVGGKRLEVVLPASLGTPGTAAATAGKPGKSKKRSRSAGPAAATGNALTSPMQGTIVKVAVSHGDMVSEGDLVVVLEAMKMEQPLTAHRSGTITGLTATAGETVSAGAIIATIED from the coding sequence TTGTCAGCAAATTTGGAGCAGTCCGCAGGTACCACGCAGCCGAGCCTCACAAAGGTGCTGATCGCCAACCGCGGCGAAATCGCCGTGCGCATCATCCGGGCGGCCCGGGACGAGGGCATCGCCTCCGTGGCTGTCTACGCAGACCCGGACCGGGACGCGCTGCACGTCCGGCTGGCTGACGAGGCCTACGCCCTGGGCGGCACCACCGCCGCCGAGTCCTACCTCGTCATGGACAAGATCATCGACGCCGCCCGCCAGTCCGGCGCCGACGCCATCCACCCCGGCTACGGCTTCCTGGCAGAGAATGCCCAGTTCGCCGCACGCGTGATCGAGGCCGGCATCACCTGGATCGGCCCCTCCCCGGAGGCGATCTCCGCGCTGGGCGACAAAGTCCAGGCCCGGCACATCGCCGAGAAGGTGGGCGCTCCCTTGGTCCCCGGCACCGCCGACCCCGTCGAGACCGCGGACGAAATCCTGGACTTCGTGGACCGCCACGGCCTGCCCGTGGCCATCAAGGCTGCTTTCGGCGGCGGCGGACGCGGCATCAAGGTGGCCCGCACCCGGGAAGAAATCCCCGAACTCTATGAGTCCGCTGTCCGCGAGGCCACCGCCGCATTCGGCCGTGGCGAATGCTTCATCGAGCGCTTCCTGGACGCCCCCCGGCACGTGGAGACCCAGTGCCTGGCCGACGCCCACGGGAACGTCGTGGTTGTCTCCACCCGCGACTGCTCCCTCCAGCGCCGCAACCAGAAACTCGTTGAAGAAGCCCCGGCACCGTTCCTCACCGAGGACCAGAACCGGCGCCTCTACGAATCCTCCAAAGCCATCCTGAAGGAGGCCGGCTACCTCGGCGCCGGAACCTGCGAATTCCTGGTGGGCCAGGACGGCACCATTTCCTTCCTTGAAGTCAACACCCGCCTGCAGGTGGAGCACTGCGTCTCCGAGGAAGTCACCGGCATCGACCTGGTCCGCGAGCAGTTCCGGCTGGCCCGCGGCGAGGAACTCGGCTACGGCGATCCCGAGGTGCGCGGGCACTCCATTGAGTTCCGCATCACCGGCGAGGACCCGGGCCGGAACTTCCTGCCCGCCCCCGGCACGCTTCGTGTCCTGAAGAACCCCACCGGCCCCGGTGTGCGCGTGGACTCCGGCGTGGAACAGGGCGACGTAATCAGCGGGAACTTCGATTCCATGCTCTCCAAGCTCATCGTCACCGGCGCCAGCCGGCCGCAGGCGCTGCAGCGCGCCCGCCGCGCACTGGAGGAAATGGTGGTGGAGGGCATCCCCACCGTCATCCCGTTCGACCTCGCAGTAGTGTCCGACCCCGCCTTTGCACCGGCTGAGGGGCCGTTCACGGTCCACACACGCTGGATCGAAACCGAATTCACGAACAACCTTCCCGCGTGGACACCTGACGGCACGGCCGATGCAGAGGGCTCCGCCGATGACCGCCAGCGCGTGGTGGTGGAGGTGGGCGGCAAGCGGCTCGAGGTGGTCCTCCCCGCGTCCCTGGGCACGCCGGGCACCGCAGCAGCCACCGCCGGCAAGCCGGGCAAGTCCAAGAAGCGGTCCCGTTCCGCCGGACCCGCGGCTGCCACCGGCAATGCCCTCACCTCGCCCATGCAGGGAACGATCGTCAAGGTTGCCGTGTCCCATGGCGACATGGTGTCCGAAGGCGACCTGGTGGTGGTCCTTGAGGCCATGAAGATGGAACAGCCGCTCACCGCACACCGGTCCGGCACCATCACCGGGCTCACGGCAACAGCGGGCGAGACGGTGTCCGCGGGCGCCATCATCGCCACCATCGAAGACTAG